GGAAGCCGCCCATATCGACGGCATCCTGACCGCGGTGCTTCGCGTTGCCGATCTTCGGGTTGGCGACGAGTTGGAATTCAGCCTGACGACCCGCACGGACGACCCCACGCTGGGTTCGACAAGTTCGGGAGCTCTGGTTCTTCATCCTGAGCCCGGACCGGGCCGTTATCGGTTGGGACTAAGCTGGGACGACGGGCAAAAGCCGACAGTGCGGATGACGCCGGCCTTCACTGCCGCACAGCAAGCAGGCAAGCAGGCGCTGGATTTTCAGTTCGACAATCCGCCAGTCGTGATCGCGCCGAAGGATGCGCCGCCGCGCTATCAGGTTTTCCGGTTTGCGGAGTACAGCGACTTTGCCGACTGGAACGCCGTGTCCCGGCGATTCGCCAAACTCTATTCCGAAACCTCACAGATCGGCAGCAGTGAACCGTTGATGCGCGAGGTCGCGCGGATCGCGAAGCTGGATGGAGGCAAGCTGGCCAAGGCGAGCGCAGCGCTGAAACTGGTGCAGCAGGACGTGCGCTATATCTACGTCGGGCTGAACGGCGGCAACCTGCGCCCTGCCGATGCCAGCGAGACGTGGAGCCTTCGGTACGGCGATTGCAAGGGCAAGACCGTCCTCCTGCTGGGCCTGTTGCGCGAACTGGGCATCGATGCGCAGGCAGTGATGGTCAACAGTTCGGGAAACGACGACGGCTTGGACGAACGGTTGCCCAGCCCCGGCATGTTCGATCATGTGCTGGTCCGCGCGCATATCGACGGGAAAACCCATTACCTCGACGGCACGCTTCCCCCGGTCGTCCCGCCATCGGAAAAACCGTTGCTGCCCTATCGCTGGGTGCTTCCGCTAACCAGCGACGGCAGCGGGCTGGAGCATCTCGATTGGCACCCCGCCGAATTGCCCGATTCGATAAACATCTATGAAATCGATGCCCGACAAGGGTTCGACGAACCGGCGCGGATCACCAGCAGGACGATCATTCGCGGCGTCGCGGGGCTGGAGCAACAGGTCCAGTTATCCGCCGTTTCCAAGGCCCAGATGCTGAGCGCCTTTCGCCAGAGCCTGACTGGCGATACCTGGCAATCGATCGAGAATGTCGATTGGCATTACGACGAAAAAGCAGGCGCCAGCATCCTTGAGATTACCGGGCTGGGCACGGTCGATTGGGATGACGATGGCGACGGAGCGCGATCGCTGGCCTTGCCGGGTGGCGGCTTTAACCCGCCCCAGCGTCGCGTCCGAACCGCAGAGCAGGACCAGTCGCTACCCTATTACAACAAGCCCGAATTTTCCTGCCATGTGACGACCGTGCGCCTGCCCGCCGACACCCGGCCCGAACAATGGTCGCACAAGCGCAGTTTCAATCAGGGCATGTTCGGTCGCAACTATTACCGCGCGTTTGCGATCGAAGACGGCTCTCTCCGCATGGTGCGATCTTACCGCGTGGAGGAGCAGGAGATCACCGCAGCCCGCGCCGCGAAAGACAACGGTCGGATTGCCGATTTCGACAACAGCATGGGCTGGATTTTCTATAACCCGGAACGCGACAGGCCCGTCGTCAACCGCATCGACGTTCCGGCAACGTTCGAGATCGATTGGGCGACAGACGCTTCGGCATGCCTGTCGCCCAAC
The sequence above is a segment of the Croceicoccus naphthovorans genome. Coding sequences within it:
- a CDS encoding DUF3857 domain-containing protein, with the protein product MLRSSILFCLATILGATAAHADESQIERGPLPQWVQPSELMDLPENPTGAIFVRQQDTLVHLDAKGQAQYLGYRIKVLHPNALQLGNLSISWNPAGGNPVIHALKVHRDGEVIDVLKDARFEILRREDQLEAAHIDGILTAVLRVADLRVGDELEFSLTTRTDDPTLGSTSSGALVLHPEPGPGRYRLGLSWDDGQKPTVRMTPAFTAAQQAGKQALDFQFDNPPVVIAPKDAPPRYQVFRFAEYSDFADWNAVSRRFAKLYSETSQIGSSEPLMREVARIAKLDGGKLAKASAALKLVQQDVRYIYVGLNGGNLRPADASETWSLRYGDCKGKTVLLLGLLRELGIDAQAVMVNSSGNDDGLDERLPSPGMFDHVLVRAHIDGKTHYLDGTLPPVVPPSEKPLLPYRWVLPLTSDGSGLEHLDWHPAELPDSINIYEIDARQGFDEPARITSRTIIRGVAGLEQQVQLSAVSKAQMLSAFRQSLTGDTWQSIENVDWHYDEKAGASILEITGLGTVDWDDDGDGARSLALPGGGFNPPQRRVRTAEQDQSLPYYNKPEFSCHVTTVRLPADTRPEQWSHKRSFNQGMFGRNYYRAFAIEDGSLRMVRSYRVEEQEITAARAAKDNGRIADFDNSMGWIFYNPERDRPVVNRIDVPATFEIDWATDASACLSPNAA